The following are from one region of the Oncorhynchus nerka isolate Pitt River unplaced genomic scaffold, Oner_Uvic_2.0 unplaced_scaffold_2433, whole genome shotgun sequence genome:
- the LOC135567185 gene encoding octapeptide-repeat protein T2-like yields the protein MSPSSGRDREDGLQDGKHSADPIPPEKDGETERERDQLKEKERDKERDRERGKEREREREHSRASDKDMDRPRKIPSSSQRPERREREGERTGERGSDHSSEKSSQRPEKREREGERTGERGSDHSSEKSSSQRPERRERGGERTGERGIDHISEKSSSQRPERREREERGLGREGSTTSVRRAPLSGRRGEREGERTGERGIDHSSERALSGRRGEREKERGLGRGSDHISEKSSSQQPERERRERTGERGIDHISEKSSSQRPERERRERTGERGIDHISEKSSSQRPERREREGERTGERERPQQRKELLFLLTLLLTRS from the coding sequence ATGTCCCCCTctagtggcagagacagagaagacggCCTGCAGGATGGAAAACACTCCGCAGACCCCATCCCTCctgagaaagacggagagacggagagagagagagatcagttaAAGGAAAAGGAGAGGGATAAAGAACGGGACAGAGagcgggggaaagagagagaaagagagagggaacacagCCGTGCTTCTGACAAAGATATGGACAGACCGAGAAAGATTCCCTCTTCCTCTCAGCggccggagaggagagagagagaaggagagaggactggggagagagggagcgaccaCAGCAGTGAGAAGAGCTCTCAGCGgccggagaagagagagagagaaggagagaggactggggagagagggagcgaccaCAGCAGTGAGAAGAGCTCCTCTCAGCggcctgagagaagagagagaggaggagagaggactggggagagagggatcGACCACATCAGTGAGAAGAGCTCCTCTCAGCggccggagaggagagagagagaggagagaggactggggagagagggatcGACCACATCAGTGAGAAGAGCTCCTCTCAGCggccggagaggagagagagaaggagagaggactggggagagagggatcGACCACAGCAGTGAAAGAGCTCTCAGCggccggagaggagagagagagaaggagagaggactggggagagggagcgaCCACATCAGTGAGAAGAGCTCCTCTCAGCAGccggagcgagagaggagagagaggactggggagagagggatcGACCACATCAGTGAGAAGAGCTCCTCTCAGCGGCctgagcgagagaggagagagaggactggggagagagggatcGACCACATCAGTGAGAAGAGCTCCTCTCAGCggcctgagagaagagagagagaaggagagaggactggggagagggagcgaCCACAGCAGCGAAAagagctcctcttcctcctcacacTCTTACTCACGAGATCGTAA